One stretch of Oceanipulchritudo coccoides DNA includes these proteins:
- a CDS encoding 2-oxoacid:acceptor oxidoreductase subunit alpha has translation MNGPQIVRLPEHIVEIVSDAGEGAQKAAVSFAQVCAKAGNGLWTVEIIPSEIQPPPHTTGSASGNRIRLAERGNVTNVGNLANVVFAFNEMALLSRLQAESVAPDALFLIDDQWATHDVEAYRKSYREVLEQVRKGGGTVIEVPLEKETQKHVDDTRRGKNMFAVGMLCALYSKELEILREVVRNVFKKKTRKVVDTAVKLATAGYEYGLANFETRFEIPALPTDKSMVAMNGNTALAIGAVAAGFDLCSMYPITPATSASHVLSDIFEDFGGFVHQAEDEIAAIGVALGASYAGKTAITITSGPGMALKTEFQGLAVMTETPLVIVDVQRGGPSTGLPTKIEQGDLLHSLYGTPGDAPKVVMAASTIEECYYILSTARKIAEEFRMLVIVLSDANLATGQQLFVRPDVSKTPRRPPLDLSPVADDALPYDWDPVTGLSQRLIPGQPGGMGVITSLNHDRNGKACYDSERNQRGHQMRSRKLAALQKSLQPPAIHGAEEGDLLLIGWGSTRGTIEEAVDMARAEGSNVSSVNIQFLSPLPPGLKKIFSRFQKVMTVELNYSDDWDDPLINAESRRYGQLAWLLRAATLIDIDCYAKVPGRPLMPVEIYNEIQKHLEEGAKPGKEKTAAQKEGN, from the coding sequence ATGAACGGCCCCCAAATTGTCCGTCTACCGGAACATATTGTTGAAATTGTCAGTGACGCCGGAGAAGGCGCCCAGAAGGCAGCAGTCAGCTTTGCCCAAGTCTGCGCCAAGGCCGGAAACGGCTTGTGGACAGTGGAAATTATTCCGTCGGAGATTCAACCGCCACCGCACACAACCGGCAGCGCCAGTGGCAACCGGATCCGGTTGGCCGAGCGCGGTAATGTGACCAATGTCGGCAACCTCGCCAATGTGGTCTTTGCCTTCAACGAAATGGCACTGCTTTCACGCCTGCAGGCGGAATCGGTCGCCCCGGATGCCCTCTTTCTCATAGATGACCAATGGGCCACGCATGATGTCGAAGCCTACCGGAAATCCTACCGCGAGGTCCTTGAACAGGTCCGGAAAGGAGGAGGAACGGTCATCGAGGTGCCGCTCGAGAAAGAGACCCAGAAGCATGTCGACGACACACGTCGTGGAAAGAACATGTTCGCGGTGGGAATGCTCTGTGCACTCTACAGCAAGGAACTGGAAATCCTCAGGGAGGTTGTGAGAAACGTTTTCAAGAAGAAGACCCGCAAAGTGGTCGACACGGCTGTCAAGCTGGCGACCGCCGGCTATGAGTACGGACTGGCGAATTTTGAGACCCGCTTTGAAATTCCTGCACTCCCGACGGATAAATCGATGGTCGCGATGAACGGCAACACCGCGCTGGCAATCGGGGCCGTGGCCGCAGGGTTTGATCTTTGTTCCATGTATCCAATCACGCCGGCGACTTCCGCCTCACACGTCCTGTCAGATATTTTCGAGGACTTTGGCGGCTTTGTCCATCAGGCCGAGGATGAAATCGCAGCCATTGGCGTTGCCCTTGGAGCATCGTACGCGGGCAAGACCGCGATCACGATTACCTCCGGTCCGGGGATGGCGCTCAAGACAGAATTCCAGGGACTCGCGGTGATGACCGAAACGCCGCTGGTCATTGTCGATGTCCAGCGCGGGGGACCGAGCACCGGGTTGCCCACGAAAATCGAACAAGGTGATCTGCTCCACTCCCTTTACGGCACACCCGGCGACGCCCCGAAGGTCGTCATGGCGGCGAGCACAATTGAAGAATGTTACTACATCCTCTCAACCGCCCGGAAGATCGCCGAGGAATTCCGTATGCTGGTGATTGTGCTTTCGGATGCCAACCTTGCCACCGGGCAGCAACTTTTTGTCAGGCCGGATGTATCGAAAACTCCACGACGTCCGCCGCTCGACTTAAGCCCCGTGGCAGACGATGCCCTCCCCTACGACTGGGATCCCGTCACCGGCCTTTCACAGCGCCTCATTCCGGGACAACCCGGCGGCATGGGCGTGATCACTTCACTCAACCACGACCGCAACGGCAAGGCCTGCTATGATTCGGAACGCAACCAACGGGGCCATCAGATGAGGAGCCGAAAATTGGCCGCCCTGCAGAAGAGTCTGCAGCCGCCAGCGATTCACGGTGCTGAGGAAGGCGATCTGTTGCTCATCGGCTGGGGAAGCACACGTGGGACAATAGAGGAGGCAGTCGACATGGCCCGCGCCGAGGGAAGCAATGTTTCCTCGGTCAATATCCAGTTTCTCAGCCCGCTTCCACCAGGATTGAAGAAGATTTTCTCGCGCTTCCAAAAAGTGATGACGGTGGAGCTCAACTACAGCGATGACTGGGATGATCCCCTCATCAACGCTGAAAGCCGACGCTACGGGCAGCTTGCATGGTTACTCCGCGCAGCAACGCTGATCGATATTGATTGCTATGCGAAGGTACCGGGAAGGCCGCTCATGCCGGTCGAGATTTATAACGAAATCCAGAAGCACCTTGAGGAAGGTGCCAAGCCGGGGAAGGAAAAGACCGCCGCACAAAAGGAAGGGAATTAA